In Leptospiraceae bacterium, one DNA window encodes the following:
- a CDS encoding ATP-binding protein, producing METKNESQTNEIDFLSSKEFILKEISGLDNIKNEKISLPEIFPEKNEIKVKFLTKSLSKEKIFDCLSIIKKHIENIRIHTFEENFYSFQALNENLFSKDSILDNIKFRFSIFRENLVEISKKGNLKMDEIYAIISIFKYLNSESTAKSINPKELLIKLGTTVFDPSEEKAKNNTLDFDHIAGYENVKREILESIIFPIQNPSLFDEMTKLTRKFPAKNRPRAVLFEGDPGVGKTTMAKLVSYKCEIPLIYVPIESILSKYYGESSQNLAYIFDAASLFPSALIFLDEIDSLAGNREEGMFEATRKMLSVLLRKLDGFEGKPSTITIGATNRKKDLDSALVSRFDKVIYFPLPNLSERAEILGAYAIHLLKNDRISLSKEMDGFSGRNIKDFCDYVERKWTTQIIEKKLDFAPPPTQVYLDSIKILAK from the coding sequence ATGGAAACAAAAAACGAATCTCAAACGAATGAAATAGACTTTTTGTCCTCTAAAGAATTCATTCTAAAAGAAATATCAGGATTAGACAATATAAAAAATGAAAAAATTTCACTTCCTGAAATTTTTCCTGAAAAGAATGAAATCAAAGTAAAATTCCTGACTAAGAGTCTTTCCAAGGAAAAAATTTTTGATTGTCTATCCATAATAAAAAAACACATAGAAAATATAAGAATTCATACTTTTGAAGAAAATTTTTACTCATTTCAAGCATTAAACGAAAATCTATTTTCTAAGGATTCTATTTTAGACAATATCAAATTTCGGTTTTCGATTTTTAGGGAAAATTTGGTAGAAATATCCAAGAAAGGCAATTTGAAAATGGATGAAATCTATGCGATAATCTCTATTTTCAAGTATCTGAATTCAGAATCGACCGCAAAGTCCATAAACCCAAAGGAGCTGCTCATCAAGTTAGGCACTACCGTATTTGATCCTTCTGAAGAAAAAGCCAAAAATAATACCTTGGACTTTGATCATATAGCTGGTTATGAAAATGTGAAAAGAGAAATCTTAGAGTCAATTATCTTTCCGATCCAAAATCCGAGTCTTTTTGATGAGATGACTAAACTAACTCGAAAATTTCCTGCAAAAAACAGACCCAGAGCAGTTTTGTTTGAAGGTGATCCGGGTGTAGGAAAAACTACAATGGCAAAATTGGTGTCCTATAAGTGTGAAATTCCACTAATTTATGTCCCGATAGAATCCATACTAAGCAAATACTACGGAGAAAGCTCTCAAAACCTCGCATATATATTTGATGCAGCTTCTCTATTTCCATCGGCTCTGATTTTCTTGGATGAAATAGACTCTCTCGCCGGAAACAGGGAAGAAGGAATGTTTGAAGCTACCAGAAAAATGCTTTCGGTACTACTTAGAAAATTAGACGGTTTTGAAGGCAAACCATCTACAATCACAATTGGTGCCACAAATCGAAAGAAGGACTTGGACAGTGCATTAGTTTCAAGATTTGACAAAGTAATCTATTTTCCTTTGCCGAATCTATCAGAAAGGGCTGAAATTTTAGGTGCCTACGCAATCCACTTGCTTAAAAACGACAGAATCAGTCTATCCAAAGAAATGGATGGTTTTAGCGGTAGAAATATAAAAGATTTCTGTGATTATGTCGAAAGAAAATGGACTACCCAAATTATTGAAAAAAAATTAGATTTTGCCCCTCCCCCAACCCAAGTCTATTTGGATAGTATTAAGATATTAGCAAAATAA
- the fliN gene encoding flagellar motor switch protein FliN, translated as MGEGSLSAEDIDALLTGGTPSGSGSSSGADMNDLDSLLGGDSGSKGSTPSFDAVAAALGPSSMPAPPPPKQSSHSKSGSSNTSNLNLLMDVAMSLTVEFGRTNMMIKDVLHLSEGAVVELDKTSGDDLDLLVNGKIFGKGRLIVLDDFYGIQITQVIDPMARLKEMKF; from the coding sequence ATGGGTGAAGGTTCACTTTCAGCAGAAGATATAGACGCATTATTAACAGGTGGAACTCCATCGGGATCGGGTAGTAGTTCAGGGGCAGACATGAATGACCTAGATTCACTTCTTGGTGGAGACAGTGGCTCAAAAGGTTCTACCCCATCTTTTGACGCTGTGGCAGCTGCGCTTGGTCCTTCCTCTATGCCTGCTCCACCCCCTCCTAAACAATCTTCTCATTCTAAGTCAGGAAGTTCGAATACCTCCAATTTGAATTTGTTAATGGATGTCGCCATGTCCCTTACTGTGGAGTTTGGCAGGACAAATATGATGATCAAGGATGTTTTGCATTTATCTGAGGGTGCTGTTGTAGAATTGGACAAGACATCGGGGGATGATTTAGACTTGTTGGTAAACGGTAAAATATTCGGCAAGGGAAGACTGATTGTTCTGGATGATTTTTATGGCATTCAAATTACACAAGTGATTGACCCAATGGCAAGGCTTAAGGAAATGAAGTTTTAG
- a CDS encoding TPM domain-containing protein — MNFSEKLELQIESFIRTNLYLQGIFRYLVFFLVFLSAHSIHSLDVPLLSGRVIDKTGILSNETKNSIEFKLKEHESKTSNQVVVLVIPTLEGENLEEYSLKVASSWKLGRKKKDNGVLLLIAKEDSKLRIEVGYGLEDALTDAICNRIIRKEITPFFKSGEFSTGVERGVDSILGVIQGIYTVPEEKSNEDFQESYIDFINTMDDSNIPLFVRIFTGVIFFVVITPFTYFAAMAPYIGWFLYIFLMPFYGTFPLIIFGKWGAILLPAYILFMFITKIYFGFFPSGKKIFKKYKSNFGGSGSSSSFSGISSGGGGGSFGGGGGSFGGGGSSGSW, encoded by the coding sequence ATGAATTTTTCAGAAAAGTTAGAATTGCAAATCGAAAGTTTTATAAGAACAAATTTATATCTTCAAGGGATTTTTAGGTATCTTGTTTTCTTTTTAGTATTTTTATCGGCTCATTCTATCCATTCATTAGACGTTCCTTTGTTGTCTGGAAGAGTCATAGATAAAACTGGGATTTTATCGAACGAAACAAAAAACTCTATTGAATTCAAATTAAAAGAGCACGAATCCAAAACATCAAACCAAGTGGTAGTATTAGTAATCCCTACCCTTGAAGGAGAAAATTTAGAAGAATATTCGTTGAAAGTGGCAAGCTCATGGAAACTTGGACGAAAAAAGAAAGACAATGGAGTATTGCTATTAATTGCCAAGGAAGATAGCAAACTTAGAATCGAAGTTGGTTATGGGTTAGAAGATGCCCTCACAGATGCTATCTGCAATCGAATTATTCGAAAAGAAATTACTCCTTTTTTCAAATCAGGAGAATTTTCAACTGGAGTAGAGCGTGGAGTGGACTCAATACTTGGAGTCATTCAAGGAATTTACACTGTGCCAGAAGAGAAGTCGAATGAAGATTTTCAAGAAAGTTATATTGATTTTATAAATACAATGGACGATTCAAATATTCCATTATTTGTTCGCATATTTACAGGAGTCATATTTTTTGTAGTTATCACGCCTTTTACTTATTTTGCTGCAATGGCTCCTTATATAGGTTGGTTTCTCTACATTTTCTTAATGCCATTTTACGGAACATTTCCACTAATCATCTTTGGAAAATGGGGTGCTATTCTTCTACCCGCTTATATTTTGTTTATGTTTATCACAAAAATTTATTTTGGATTTTTTCCTTCTGGTAAAAAAATTTTCAAAAAATATAAATCAAATTTTGGTGGTAGTGGTAGCAGCTCTAGTTTTAGTGGGATTTCAAGTGGAGGGGGAGGAGGAAGTTTTGGAGGGGGTGGAGGTAGTTTTGGAGGGGGTGGGAGTTCCGGAAGCTGGTAG